The following coding sequences are from one Devosia yakushimensis window:
- a CDS encoding ABC transporter ATP-binding protein, producing MSANHQLIAAGMDLGYGDRQVVADFNLTVPPGKLTVIVGANACGKSTVLRGMARLLAPTRGAVYLDGKPIHTMPTREVATVLGVLPQSPIAPDAIVVADLVGRGRYPHQGWFRRWTPEDDEAVAEALRATDTLELADRPVDELSGGQRQRVWIAMALAQQTDLLLLDEPTTFLDINHQVEVLDLLTDLVRNNGRTVVVVLHDLNLACRYADHIVAMKAGRLVAEGKPSEVMTEAIVADVFGMASRVVIDPISDTPMIVPIGRHHVGAAALA from the coding sequence ATGTCCGCCAATCACCAGCTTATCGCCGCCGGCATGGATCTGGGCTATGGCGACCGCCAGGTCGTCGCCGATTTCAACCTGACCGTGCCGCCAGGCAAGCTCACCGTCATTGTCGGCGCCAATGCCTGCGGCAAGTCAACCGTACTGCGTGGCATGGCGCGGCTGCTGGCGCCCACGCGCGGCGCGGTCTATCTCGATGGCAAGCCCATCCACACCATGCCGACGCGCGAAGTCGCGACCGTTCTCGGCGTCCTGCCGCAATCCCCCATTGCGCCCGACGCCATCGTCGTTGCCGACCTGGTCGGCCGCGGCCGCTATCCGCATCAAGGCTGGTTCCGCCGCTGGACCCCGGAAGACGATGAAGCCGTGGCCGAGGCCCTGCGCGCCACCGACACGCTCGAGCTGGCCGACCGGCCCGTCGACGAGCTCTCGGGCGGCCAGCGCCAACGCGTTTGGATCGCCATGGCCCTGGCCCAGCAGACCGATCTGCTGCTGCTCGACGAGCCGACCACTTTCCTCGATATCAATCATCAGGTCGAAGTCCTCGACCTGTTGACCGACCTGGTCCGCAACAATGGCCGCACGGTCGTCGTCGTACTGCACGATCTCAACCTGGCCTGTCGGTATGCCGACCACATCGTCGCCATGAAAGCCGGACGTCTCGTTGCCGAGGGCAAGCCGTCGGAGGTGATGACCGAAGCCATCGTCGCCGACGTCTTCGGCATGGCCTCGCGCGTCGTGATCGACCCCATCTCGGACACCCCCATGATCGTCCCCATCGGCCGCCACCATGTCGGCGCGGCAGCGCTGGCTTAG
- a CDS encoding permease, with the protein MDFMRLLKSVEELLYELVTWILFYPLTLWRCIRRPLQMMTYAGTELSDSDAERYDDALSPPIFLLLTLFIAHLVGLQFGVQSTVVLPDVFADERNLLFFRAIAFSLFPLLLALRDVRRRGARLTRKTLQPVFYSQCYAAAPFILTINLALIVGQHGNPAAILAGIAILVLGLAWYVRTEAAWLMQDGGMAAGRAHLTAALTIALGFLALFAVLLVTGVAIARQTGVL; encoded by the coding sequence TTGGACTTCATGCGCCTTCTCAAGTCCGTGGAGGAATTGCTCTACGAACTCGTCACCTGGATCTTGTTCTATCCGCTGACCCTGTGGCGCTGCATCCGGCGGCCTCTTCAGATGATGACCTATGCCGGGACCGAACTCAGCGACAGCGATGCGGAACGGTATGACGATGCGTTGAGCCCGCCGATTTTTCTGCTGCTGACGCTGTTCATCGCCCATCTCGTCGGGCTGCAATTTGGCGTGCAATCCACGGTTGTCCTACCCGATGTGTTTGCCGATGAGCGCAATCTGCTGTTTTTCAGGGCCATAGCCTTCAGCCTCTTTCCGCTGTTGCTGGCGCTGCGCGATGTGCGGCGGCGGGGGGCGCGGCTGACGCGCAAAACGCTGCAGCCGGTGTTCTACAGCCAGTGCTATGCGGCGGCGCCGTTCATTCTCACCATCAATCTGGCGCTGATCGTCGGTCAGCATGGCAATCCGGCGGCAATTCTGGCTGGGATCGCCATCCTCGTGCTGGGCCTTGCCTGGTATGTCCGCACGGAAGCGGCCTGGCTGATGCAGGATGGTGGAATGGCCGCCGGCCGCGCGCATCTCACCGCGGCATTGACCATTGCGCTTGGCTTTCTCGCCCTGTTCGCCGTGCTGCTGGTGACGGGCGTGGCCATAGCCAGGCAGACCGGCGTTCTTTAG